Within Spinacia oleracea cultivar Varoflay chromosome 4, BTI_SOV_V1, whole genome shotgun sequence, the genomic segment TTCTATGTGTTGTAATGCTATAGAAATTCTCCCACATACAAACCTTCAAAATACACAAATTTCCTAAAATCACAAAGTTCTACAATTAAAGTAATTGGGGGACAAACTTGTAGTCACCAACTTAGAAAATCTAGGTGATTCTAAGGCCCTAACCTCTACattttctattttctatgtTTATAATCTTCATGTTTTTCAATAATCCCATGATGTTTATGTGAGTTCATACTCACATAAACTAGGAAAATACAAAAAGGAGTAATAtttgaggggatttcatacttgaatATCCCTTCAAATGATCTTCCATACTccattttcaaattcaaagcttCTTTAAGgcttattttcaaaaaccatGATTAATAAGTGAGCTTTTCACACTTGAAAATGCTCTTTACAAGTTTTACAAAATTCCTAACTTTACAAATCTTCAAGGATGTTTGAAGAAGTGCAATACCTACTTCAAACTAGAAATCATGAACTCCAAGTTTCATGTTCAAtatttaatttcaatattcaaagtaTGAGATCAAACTCTCTTTAAATTACAACAAGTTCTAGTtttggagcatatcaaagatgagATATTTTGAGCAGAAAAGTTCTAGTCTTTGAATATCTAGTCTCCTAATTTCactattcaagttctatattcaaattctagttCAATAATCAAGTTCAAAATCGATGATACTTTTTAATGAGAAACCTCATTTTAAAGTTAGATTCATAAAAAATTGGGGTCAAGGGGAAACATGTCATGCTTGAACAAAGATTTCGTTAATTGAACTTTCAAGATCACACCTTTTAATTCctttattgcaatttcaattatttatgcattaACCtgctaatttaattaaataatttcaatattgcacctttacaATTTCGCACCTTTACCTTTTATTCAGCTTTTACACCTAGTGAAGGAAATGTCTTTCACCTAAGGTGCATtaatctaataccaaggttcagattaattaggaataattaattcagttagatcaagtgatcggaacagctagctggagcaatgtttccgatcagtgagttctaatccttattaggctcacgacttactcttgactaaacctacaaggtcacaccaatgacataaaacaaatcgacggattaaatgaattggacaTTCATTTAATGGCTATTCGtaaaattagttcggaaaacacaAATATACGATAAAGCTTTGGATCGTAATCGTATATCGTAATGCGTATATCGTCGATCGGAGCCGGACGATTAATCGTATCGTGCGACAATGGATCGTCAATTACTACACGATAAATAAAAGTCGTAAGGCATTAGACGTAATACGAAAAGGAAATGAGCAAGTTGCTGGGCCACGAGCTCAAGCGCGCAAGCGTCAAGCCCATTGGCACAACAACATAGAAGTAGCGGTGGCACAACACCGTGAAGACCCATGGCCTTGTGGCTGTGTGTGTGCGATGGTTGTGCACCAACACAGCAGCAGCATCGCGCTGGCTTGGGCAAGGCCCACGGGCCAGAGGTTGTGCCCTTACTTGCTCGGGTGGGCATGCGTGCATGTTGGGCGGTCATAGCcctgtgccttggccggttggtGATATAACTGAAGGAAAAATGTCTTTCACCTAAGGTGCATtaatctaataccaaggttcagattaattaggaataattaattcagttagatcaagtgatcggaacagctagctggagcaatgcttccgataagtgagttctaatgaatattaagctcacagcttactcttgactgaacctacatggtcacaccaatgacacgtaacagatcaccggattaaatgaatcggaaattcatttaataccttttcgggaattagttttggaaaacgttttatacgatacgaccttgcatcggaatcgtatatcgtatcgcgaatattcgtaagctaggcgaaacgaataaatcgtatcgtttgacggtgattcgtcgtatacgaaacgataagtAATATCCAGAACGATATTAAGTCTCGAATACGAAGAGTTGCCCACGAGCCGAATGCGcgaggcactcaaggcccatgggcgctcggCACGCAAGCAAATGCAagcacagcagcgctggcccatggccgagcagctgcgtgtgcgcgcgcgggccaaggcaaCAACACAGCTGCAGCagcgcgcggcccacggcccagctggctgcgtgctcgtgtgtgtgtcgcgtgggcttgctggccggtcgtGGCCTTATTGGCTTGACCGGTTAGTAGATTTTCTAATAACCTACACACCCAAGTTTTCCTAACACAATTCAATTACacccaaaaccctagagactgagagaaccctaattctctttgtgcctccaaactgagttcttcccaaaaagaaaaCACTCTTGAtctattgtctaagctacgattatcaagacagatctgatcgtgtcggtgaaccaagtagaagaacgacaagtggagttctaagttcgtgttcgttgacagattactgagGAAAACACcccttcaaacgtaagtatgcttaatatgttctttatacatgcttcctggctttggggattgtttccgcacatgttattatgtttaactctattcccctacagtggtatcaaattaattcacgtaaatacttgcataattatatgggccattcgttttagcatatgaatgggtgaatgcatagaatgtatattttatgtaatgtagGTACTCCaattgactagtatggccatttaggatagttaaatacggtatgcgtaccgttatatctttgaatgtaaagttttaaatatggtctgcgtaccatggaaattttgatataattttattactTTCAAGTAtctctaagtttagaactttaagttagcatttgaacgaagattcaagatgatgccaagctaacaagatggtgatgaagattggatgcttcaagacaagatgttttgggtcatactagttcaccatttatttatgcattttgatatatatatattatgcttgaatgtgtgtatgtatgctttgcatgaataggttgtttcatatgactcgattagattaagttcactaaataatcgaaccaacatagaaataactaggtccaaagtaatattgagtttaaaaattaccttccaaatcaagcacttacaaaaatctaaggatctaaggtatatagtaggtttacgccaaagcgaggtgccaTTTTAGTTGatttaggtggtaaggcgtcccaaaggagcacgttgattgtggtttcaactcaaacaacaatggcattatgttgtggcaatgggataaattatggtattagtttattaaccaagagtaatttggagattactaggaataggtttttcttacctagaatcttaaactacttaagacatgccaaagctgcttaaggatttaagacttttggggtcttggaatcgtttcattcattttggaccatgttttgctttttgcaGTAATTaaatggccgcaatcaaaacaacactcaaagtaaccgaaattctggatgtaaaattgaacttatcaaactttcttgattgagagatgaagcttcggcaagtcctctggtggaacaacattgaatatgtagttgactatctgatgagcgacatttatgtcgctcgtaggataggatttcatgttagtttgttatgcttttttatagtttttatagctttttatAAGTTTCtctccatcttgtgctttataggtgattatgatgaaaaatcatggaaaacaagtagaattgagccaaaacagggcttgtgcgatcgagtggtgacttgtgcgcccgaacagaggagGGCTGATGGCATCAAGGAATCTgcagttttgtgcgaccgaacgttccttcttgttcggtcgcacaaaatggATTTTTGGAGACAGAATGCCCCAAAATTGGTAAACGACCGCACAGGTTATtgtgttcgaccgcacaaaagttgtgcgcccacacaagtCTTTCTGTTCGACCGAATCAAACTGCAAAGGAGACATGAGCCAAAGAAACACCATTCGACCGAACATGATTtctcgttcggtcgcacatgacgaagaaATTGTTCTTCGCTGTGTTTTCTCGCACAGGGCTTAATGTTTGCTCGAATGGGTTTCttatgttcggtcgcacataggGTATGTGCGGCCGAATGGCTGCACGGGCTGCATGTTTTCGAATTtcagcttctatttggggaaacttataagtagatttttattttattttatttgtgtagAATTTTAGTTTAACATTTTAGAATCCCAAAAATAGATTTTCAgcaatttctagagagagaaactctcctccattgaagcatcaagttgtaatttcttaaactcttcttctaacttcttgtaattcaattcaatttcttagttcttgcttttgttgtgattgttgattgctctttaattcctttaattcttgaattcttcttgcttttactttagttactttgattcttaattctctagttgattgttcaattgattgttctactctttgattctctcttcctaatctttcaatttcatgcttgatagtctagaattaatggatttcttgatttttagaattattagtgagtagaattaggttagggaaaggggagaatctaggggcttaattaggggaaattgatgattgattgttgattgattaatgtgaatgatttggtgataggatatccatgcttaattgagtggtagttgcaaatgctattcgattagattcaATTGGAAGCATAGGGTTAGGTTTGGGAAGAGATTGTGAGCCTATCTTGTGTAAGCAAGTAgttgttcctattatatgcaagttagtttagtctaggattaggcgaaagctcttccttAGACTAGACGCTTAGCGTgccccatccgagaggtggcgggttcgtcatttGATGATATTTGCCTATTTGCCAAGTCGTTGCATGATCGTCATTGCTAGATAGTTTAGTTCATTTCCCCAGATTTCCCTAAcctatccccaactccctaacgtttccctttcttgattcaacttCGCATAATTGTTAGTTTTAGCTTCTTAGTGACAATTCAAACaaaattcttgttcgaactagcttgacatctaaactcgataaccaccgtttctatgggacgatccctatacttgccgctatataCTACAAAAACACCTTATGGAGTCGGACTTTTCGAGTCGCCTCAAACAAATAGGCGACACATAAGCTTTTAGAGTCCCCTGTTATAGAGCAAGTGACTCATAAggcttcaaaaatcaaaataaaaaaccaaataAAAGGCTTACGTGTCGCCTGCAACTTATTAGGCGATACATACGCTTTCAGAGTCGCCTTTTATTGAGTAGGCGACTCTAAAAGTAAACGTTTACGAGTCCCCTCCACTATAAAGTGGGACGCGTATACTTTACGTGTCGCCTTGTACATTGCAGGGGACGCATATAGTTTACGTGTCACCTCTTATATTGTAGGTGACACTATAGAGTTGACCTTATGTGTCACCTTTTATTTATAGGCGACTCGTTAGATATAaatgtaattttttattatattccCGCCTCAAAGAGACTATTAAGAGCctacttaaaaaaataatattaaaaatacttaaaaaaaaaaggcacGTCCTACTCCTTGTGAGTTGTGATGTAAACAGAAAATTCTCCCTCAAAAAGAAAGTTGCGAAATACTCCAGAAATTAAAAACCCTCCATCAACCTAAACCCCCATCCGCGAAAAACCTCCATCAGCGAAAACCTCCACCCGCGAAATACTCCAGAATTGAAACTCGACCTCCATCAACAAATTGAAGATGAAATTGCTAAATTGTTCTATTCTCAAATTTCTCCCCATTTCATTTTTACTAATCTTAGGGTTTCTGCGCtataattcttttttttttcttttgcaggagtataattaaaatttaatcttAGTTGTTGATCGAGATGAATTCGTGGAGGGATCCGTGAAATCATTTCGTGCTGATCTTGGATCTGTAAGTCCCATCCATCATCATTCAATCTATTATCTATTTTTAGGTTTTGTGTTGTTGGAACTTCCGAGATTGGGttgttgattttgatttctCGCTCACTGCAGACTCGTTATTCGATGCTATCGACAGTGTGATGGAAAATTGGTTTTCAAAGTCACCGATTACAGGGAGGTATTACTCGGTTTCTTTTTACCcacttttttctggaattttaggGGTTTTTTATGTCAGGTTCCAAATTATTTGGTTTTACTACAGTGTTAGAACTAATGGATGGGAATTATGCAAGCTTTTTTTTGTAGATCATATTGATCTTATTCTAAAATTGTAGATCTTATTGATCTTattctaaaatgaaattatCATTTGTtgtgttaaaaataatttatactAAAGGGAGTTTATCaaagtttgatggtttttaatgTGAGTTGTTAATATGTAATGTTTACCATATGTGTAGTAAAATTAACTAAAAGAAATTCTTGATATTTTGCACAGTTAAGTATAACTACAATTAGTAGTATCACAAGTAGTGAATCCTGATGTATTTCTGCATTACCTTAATGGCAAGTTCAGATATGATCATAGAATCATATATTCCTACAGATTTAATGTGAGAATTAAATTGATTCCTTCATACAAGTATAAGCTTCCTGTGTGTAGCTGTGACTAGTTCTGAATGCATGAGCTTGTTGTTGGCAGAAATAGTCTCTATGGTTGTCGATACCAAGTACTGCTAGTAGAGGTTCATCATGTGCTTGAAGATCCTCAATCTCTGTCACTttagaaattctattctttCGCTCTTCTGATGCTTCATGATCAATTAATTTCACTTGTTGAATTCTTGCAAGTACTGCTAGTATAGTCGCCTTTTGAACTCGATCTTACACCCCGACTCACAGGTTTCCTTTTCATTCCCTTCTTTTTTCTGGTTCAAGTAGTTATGTCTAATAATGTAGAATGAGACATATCTTTTGGAATGAAGGGGAGTACATAGACATTAGTATATCTTGTACTCTGGTTTTTCACCAGGCTGTTTAATGTCCATCATCAAGGAAGGCAACTAAATCTTTGATGAAGGCATTTGCGTGCTAGTTGGATCAGAATGTCTGCTTATGATCAATTGATCATCTGTAGTATGGGAATATATCTTAATGATCACTTTGTTAGTTACAGTAACTGATGCTACAATCATATCCAAGCCAAACTCCTGGGGTAATCAAGAGCCAGAAGTCGTATTGTAATAAGGATTTATTACTTTTCGATCGTAGGAGTTTAACCTATTAGATATACAGTTGAATTCCCTTCCATTTGCAATGATTATGTTTTTAGCTGTATCAGTGAAGGTTCATTTATGAGATTCAGCTTTTCATTGGCCGAGAATGAGATGAACTTCAGCATTCAGATGGCTGATATGTACTTCAACAGTCTAAAACCCTTGAAAGAGAAAAGCTTTGCTTACCTCTATGTTTGGTAGTCTAGTAGTGAGAGATATCCTGAACGACTACCCTTGACTGTGGTAGTGTTGGGTTTTTTCAGCCTCTCCTGTATAAATTGTATGAAGATTGGAGAAATAAAATGATGTTTGAATCGTACATTGTACAAAGGATATGCCTTGAGCTAGGCCATATCCTTTGCGCCTACCTGTAATTCTAAATACCATTATTTGGTCTGGGATATCCCTTGAACTAGGGTTGGCCCCTTTAGAACTTATCATTCTTTTGCGCCTACCTGTAATTCTAAATACCATTAGTTGGTCTTGGAACAAAGGATATGCCTTAAGATGAGTGAATACAAGCCAGTTTGAGAAAGACCTTCTGCAAATTTGGTTGTCATTTGTAGTTTTATCATTAATTATACCCGTGTGCTGATGTTTTGACCCCAACAACTAAAAGTCTCTATGACTGCAGGTTTTTACCAATGTTCAGGCTGATAGCTCTATGTAAACTGGAAATAATGATGGAAATAGGTATGTATTAGGATTTGTAATTTTGTCTCCAAAATCGCATAGGTAGTGTTTTGATGAGGATCAACACATTGCTGCGTCTCTAAATCAGTCTCATGGTTGATATACTAAAATATTTGCAATTAGTACAGACGTTCATCATGTAAAATAATTTGGAACCTGTTTTCCCACCCATTTCAGATTGTTCTCTTTCAGCTCTCTgttatgttttgtttttttcatgAATAATTCACATGTCCATATTCAATTGTCATGATTTCACAGTAGTACTTGTGGAATAAATGACGTTCCCTGCCTCAATGTCAGTCTTTTCTTTCCACAGCTTCTTGACTGCCACTACCATGTTCAGGCGCGTTATCTCAGCCTTGTACACTACCCCGACGACTCGCACTTTTTGTACACAAACAGAAATATAAACTCTTATGTTGTGATGTTGTCAGACAATTCATATGGCTCTTTGAGGTAGGGTTAGTTGATTTTCTAGTTCTTTTACTTCTGATTGGGAACCTATAAAATCAAAAGTATTGAACTGTGAGAGAAGGGTGTGTGCTAAATGTTTGTAATATATGCAGGATGCGAGGAATAAGGATATCGAGAATGTTCTGATATTTTCTGATGATCAGCTCTACAGAATGGACTATATGGATCTTGTGCAGGTATTGGATAAGATTCTTCTTTATTTGAATTAATGTAATTTTGGTCACCGCAAAATGATCTTAAGTTCTTAACTATCTTCTCTTAAATCACTTGCAGAATCACATTTACAGAAACTCCGATATCACAGTTTCTTGTTTCTTGTGTTCCTTTGGGTGAGAGTTATGCTTCCACGGTGACAATTCTAgcatttttgtttaattttttttatccatACATTTACTTAAGTTTCCTGCTTGTATTTGGCTTCATTTACGCCTTTTACCAGCCGTGCATATGATTATAGATTGATGAAGATAGACAGCATAGGCCAAGTTGTCCAGTTTTGTGAAAAACCCAAGGGGGCTGACTTGGAATCTATGGTGACAAATCTTTCTATTATGTGCTTATGTTTTCTTTGTTTATACAACTGAAAGGATGAAGTAGGAAGTGGACACCCAAATCCTTTAGTTATCTCAAAAAGATGCATCAAGTAATCCTTACACAACATCCATGGGAGTTTATGTGTTTAAGACAAATGTTTAACTTCTAACACAGGCATACCCAACATCCATTGACCTTGGGTCTGAATTTCTTCCTTCTGCTGTGAAGGATCATAATATTCAGGTATAATTCTAAAAGTTTATCTCTTTTGCCGTGAAGGATGTATTACTTATTATACAAAACTTCGGCATCTAAAGTGACTTTCCCCTCTTTTCAGCCGAGTATTTCATGTAGTACTACCCTTAATTCTTCTTgaaagcctattagctcaaatggtagagcaatgtgtCACGCACATATATGTAGGTTCGAGTCCTACATAGGTTGCAATTATATTATATAtctgagaaaaaaaaatagtaattcTAATTAAGATGCGACTCAATAGCGGAAACTAAATTATGCATCGCCTCGAACAAATAAGGCGACACGATAGAGTATCATATACATCGCCTAAAACGAAGTAGGCGACTCTAAAGAGTACCATATGAGTCGCCTCTAACGATGTAGGAGACACCATAGAGTACTATATGCATCCCCTCAAACTAAGCAGGCGACACCATGGAGTACCATATGCGTCGCCTAAAACAAAGTTGGCGACACCATAGAGTACCATTTACATCGCCTCGAACGAAGCAAGCGAAACGATAGAGCACCATATGTGTCACCTTAAAAAGAAGGCGACACCATAGAGTACAATATGCGTCGCCTCAAACGAAGTGGGAGACTCAAAAAAGTACATATAAGTTAATAGATTTCCTCTACGGAGTCGCCTCGAACATAAGAGGCAACACATAAACCGCCCTATAGTGCCGGGTCATAGGCGACACATAAAGGGGTACCTATAGAATCACCCCCTGTGGAGTCGCCCATGAAGCGACTCTATAGGTGGTTAAGAGGCGACTCCAAAAGGTGTTTTTGTAGTATATAGTTCATATAGCCGGTTAGCCTAGCGGTTTTATAAACTTTGTTTGGTGAggcgttgatctttcaacgacggaaaaacaccttatcaaaatggcgccgttgccggggaacggtcgttgttatt encodes:
- the LOC110790052 gene encoding uncharacterized protein, with amino-acid sequence MENWFSKSPITGRFLPMFRLIALCKLEIMMEIGALSQPCTLPRRLALFVHKQKYKLLCCDVVRQFIWLFEDARNKDIENVLIFSDDQLYRMDYMDLVQNHIYRNSDITVSCFLCSFG